In the genome of Desulfuromonas sp. DDH964, one region contains:
- a CDS encoding SDR family NAD(P)-dependent oxidoreductase — translation MARTIFITGASAGFGAACARAFAARGDRLVLAARREEPLEALGAQLATSAAGVLPLQLDVRDRDRVAATLAGLPAPFAEVDVLVNNAGLALGLEPAHQVDLDDWETMVDTNIKGLMYCTRLLLPGMVERNRGHIVNVGSTAGAWPYPGGNVYGGTKAFVAQFTRNLRADLLGTRVRASCIAPGMAETEFSNVRFKGNRTLAEKVYADTEPLTAEDIAGIIAWVTDLPPHVNINHLEVMSIFQSWGPLAVHRDRAD, via the coding sequence ATGGCGAGAACGATTTTCATCACCGGGGCGTCGGCGGGGTTTGGCGCGGCCTGTGCCCGGGCCTTTGCCGCTCGCGGTGACCGGCTGGTGCTGGCGGCGCGCCGTGAAGAACCGCTCGAAGCTCTTGGGGCGCAGTTGGCGACGAGCGCTGCCGGGGTTCTCCCGCTGCAGCTTGACGTCCGCGACCGGGATCGGGTGGCGGCGACCCTGGCCGGGCTGCCTGCCCCCTTTGCCGAGGTCGATGTCCTGGTCAACAACGCTGGCCTCGCCCTCGGGCTGGAACCGGCCCACCAGGTCGACCTCGACGACTGGGAGACGATGGTCGATACCAACATCAAGGGGCTGATGTACTGTACCCGCCTGCTGCTGCCGGGGATGGTGGAGCGCAACCGCGGGCATATCGTCAATGTCGGCTCGACCGCCGGCGCCTGGCCTTACCCGGGGGGGAATGTCTACGGCGGGACCAAGGCCTTCGTTGCCCAGTTCACCCGGAACCTGCGGGCCGACCTCCTCGGCACCCGGGTGCGGGCGAGCTGTATCGCCCCGGGGATGGCTGAAACCGAATTCTCCAACGTCCGCTTCAAGGGGAATCGCACCCTGGCGGAGAAGGTCTACGCCGACACCGAACCGCTGACGGCGGAGGATATCGCCGGGATCATCGCCTGGGTCACCGACCTGCCGCCGCACGTCAACATCAATCACCTCGAGGTGATGTCGATCTTCCAGTCCTGGGGGCCGCTGGCGGTCCATCGCGACCGCGCGGATTGA
- a CDS encoding TraB/GumN family protein — translation MTSPESADVQRLFLGDREIVFVGTAHISQESVATVRATISAEAPDTVCVELDSQRYQALRDRNRWESLNLIQVIKSGQTSFLLANLALASFQKRMGLQTGVKPGAELAAAAELAEAEGRHLELIDRNIRTTLLRAWRKTGLWKKLNLVSALVAGLFENQKLDEAELARLRQTDTLSAMLEEMAELLPTAKTTLVDERDIYMAHYIRNAPGAKIVAVVGAAHLPGILRRIQQEADPETIREISSVPEKSPLSRIIPWLIPVLVVALFAAGFFFGDRDRLAGAAIGWVLANGLLSALGALIAFGHPLTIATAFVAAPITSLNPTVGAGMVTGLVQAFIAAPTVGDFERVGDDLANLRGWWGNRMTRVLLVFFFSNLGSALGTLVAFRWLKDLI, via the coding sequence ATGACCAGCCCCGAATCTGCAGATGTCCAGCGCCTCTTTCTTGGTGACCGGGAGATCGTCTTCGTCGGCACCGCCCACATTTCCCAGGAGTCGGTCGCCACGGTACGCGCAACGATCAGCGCGGAAGCTCCCGATACCGTCTGCGTCGAGCTTGACAGTCAGCGCTACCAGGCGCTCAGGGATCGCAATCGCTGGGAATCCCTCAACCTCATCCAGGTGATTAAGAGCGGGCAGACCTCCTTCCTGCTCGCCAATCTCGCCCTCGCCTCCTTCCAGAAACGGATGGGACTGCAGACCGGCGTCAAACCGGGGGCCGAGCTTGCGGCGGCGGCGGAGCTCGCCGAGGCCGAAGGGCGGCACCTGGAACTGATCGACCGCAACATCCGCACCACCCTGCTGCGCGCCTGGCGCAAAACCGGGCTCTGGAAGAAGCTGAACCTGGTTTCGGCGCTGGTGGCCGGACTCTTCGAAAACCAGAAACTGGATGAAGCGGAGCTGGCCCGCCTGCGCCAGACCGACACCCTCTCGGCGATGCTCGAAGAGATGGCCGAACTCCTCCCCACGGCGAAAACGACCCTGGTCGACGAGCGCGATATCTACATGGCGCATTACATCCGCAACGCTCCCGGGGCCAAAATCGTTGCCGTGGTCGGCGCCGCCCACCTTCCCGGCATCCTGCGCCGCATTCAGCAGGAGGCTGATCCGGAAACGATCCGCGAGATCAGCAGCGTCCCGGAGAAGTCGCCCCTCTCCAGGATCATCCCCTGGCTGATTCCGGTCCTGGTCGTCGCTCTCTTTGCCGCCGGCTTCTTTTTCGGCGACCGCGACCGCCTCGCTGGCGCCGCCATTGGCTGGGTCCTGGCCAACGGCCTCCTCTCGGCCCTGGGCGCCCTGATCGCCTTCGGTCATCCGCTGACCATCGCCACCGCCTTCGTCGCCGCGCCGATCACCTCTCTCAACCCGACGGTCGGTGCCGGCATGGTGACCGGGCTGGTGCAGGCTTTTATCGCCGCCCCGACGGTCGGCGACTTCGAACGGGTCGGCGACGACCTCGCCAATCTCCGTGGCTGGTGGGGCAATCGCATGACCCGGGTGCTGCTGGTCTTCTTCTTTTCCAACCTCGGTTCGGCCCTCGGTACCCTGGTTGCCTTCAGGTGGCTGAAAGATTTGATCTGA
- a CDS encoding ATP-binding protein, with protein sequence MPATMGKPEILLKALLDIGQELIATTDLDELLARILRISRDVFRFENAIIRLVDDKGEMLVTAAAYGYSEAASSTTIPLGRGVMGRVALSGKPILVENVCAQPDYLAGILGARSELAVPLIAREKVIGVFNVESPLPGAFAAEDIPPLMAMAAQAAIAIENARLYQNLRRMSGRYQELHQLNERILKSVNLGIYTVDDQLKITSWNRSIAEMSGVSEEEALGRDLFALFPGLEEEGFGTRVRRVLEQGRAENLRLAHRNFKGEMRIQKRRLAPLKDGERTTGAVVIVEDVTEFKRLLEQTIQSEKLAEVGRLSAGIAHEVNNPLAVISYAAQLLLREESLPPYQQELVERVESEVERLKALTGSLLSFSRAQEMVRRSTDVNEVLRDVLRLVRYELSRNHIDLVEDYGDLPWIKADPNKIKQVLINLIMNATQAMGATGRLLVATRPVAGAEVEVEITDSGPGIPEEIQKQIFDPFFTTKREGEGTGLGLYICRNIVIEHEGRLLVESGAGGTTFRMVLPVG encoded by the coding sequence ATGCCTGCCACCATGGGAAAACCGGAAATTCTCCTCAAGGCCCTGCTTGATATTGGCCAGGAGTTGATTGCCACTACCGACCTCGACGAGTTGCTGGCCCGCATCCTGCGCATCTCCAGGGATGTCTTCCGCTTTGAAAACGCCATCATCCGGCTGGTGGATGACAAGGGGGAGATGCTGGTGACCGCCGCCGCCTATGGTTACTCCGAGGCCGCGAGCAGTACCACCATCCCCCTCGGCCGCGGGGTGATGGGGCGGGTGGCGCTGAGCGGCAAGCCGATCCTGGTCGAGAATGTCTGCGCCCAGCCCGACTACCTGGCCGGCATTCTCGGTGCGCGCAGTGAACTGGCGGTGCCGCTCATCGCCCGGGAGAAGGTGATTGGCGTCTTCAACGTCGAGAGTCCGCTTCCGGGAGCGTTTGCCGCCGAGGATATCCCGCCGTTGATGGCGATGGCCGCCCAGGCCGCCATCGCCATCGAGAACGCCCGGCTCTACCAGAACCTGCGGCGGATGTCGGGGCGCTACCAGGAGCTGCATCAGCTCAACGAACGGATCCTGAAGAGCGTCAACCTCGGCATCTACACGGTAGACGATCAGCTCAAGATCACCTCCTGGAACCGCAGCATCGCCGAAATGAGTGGCGTCAGTGAAGAGGAGGCGCTGGGCCGGGACCTTTTCGCCCTCTTCCCCGGGCTGGAGGAAGAAGGGTTCGGCACCCGGGTGCGGCGGGTGCTGGAGCAGGGGCGGGCCGAAAACCTGCGTCTGGCCCATCGCAACTTCAAGGGGGAAATGCGCATCCAGAAGCGGCGCCTGGCGCCGCTCAAGGACGGTGAGCGGACCACCGGCGCGGTGGTTATCGTTGAGGATGTGACGGAATTCAAGCGCCTTCTGGAGCAGACCATCCAGTCGGAAAAGCTGGCCGAGGTCGGGCGGCTTTCCGCCGGAATCGCTCACGAGGTCAATAACCCGCTGGCGGTAATTTCCTATGCGGCGCAGCTGCTGCTGCGGGAGGAGAGCCTCCCCCCTTATCAGCAGGAGCTGGTGGAGCGGGTCGAAAGCGAGGTGGAGCGCCTCAAGGCCCTGACCGGCAGCCTCCTCTCCTTTTCCCGGGCCCAGGAGATGGTGCGTCGTTCCACCGATGTCAACGAAGTACTGCGGGATGTGCTGCGCCTGGTGCGCTACGAGTTGAGTCGCAATCATATCGACCTGGTCGAGGATTATGGCGATCTCCCCTGGATCAAGGCCGATCCCAACAAGATCAAGCAGGTCCTGATAAACCTGATCATGAATGCCACCCAGGCGATGGGGGCCACAGGGCGGTTGCTGGTCGCGACGCGGCCGGTTGCCGGCGCCGAGGTCGAGGTCGAAATAACCGACAGCGGGCCGGGCATCCCGGAAGAGATCCAAAAGCAGATTTTCGACCCCTTCTTCACCACCAAGCGGGAAGGGGAGGGGACGGGGCTCGGCCTTTACATCTGCCGCAACATCGTGATCGAGCACGAAGGCCGGCTCCTCGTCGAGAGTGGCGCCGGGGGAACAACCTTCCGGATGGTATTGCCGGTCGGCTGA
- a CDS encoding P-II family nitrogen regulator — MKKIECIIKPFKLDDVKSALTDLGITGMTVSEVRGFGRQKGHTELYRGAEYQIDFIPKVKIELVVSEERVNEVVTTVQKEACTGRIGDGKIFVLPVEQSVRIRTGEAGDDSL; from the coding sequence ATGAAAAAAATTGAATGCATTATCAAGCCGTTCAAGCTGGACGATGTCAAGAGTGCGCTGACCGATCTCGGGATCACCGGGATGACGGTAAGCGAAGTTCGCGGGTTCGGACGGCAAAAGGGACACACCGAGCTTTACCGCGGTGCCGAGTACCAGATCGATTTCATCCCCAAGGTGAAAATCGAGCTGGTGGTTTCCGAAGAGCGGGTCAACGAGGTTGTGACCACGGTTCAGAAGGAGGCCTGTACCGGCCGCATCGGCGACGGCAAGATCTTTGTCCTGCCGGTGGAGCAGTCAGTACGGATCCGGACCGGCGAGGCCGGTGACGACTCCCTCTGA
- a CDS encoding ammonium transporter translates to MKKALSLIAVVVGLLALPVLALAEDAPTSEVAYVLNTFSFLVNGVLVMWMAAGFGMLESGLVRTKNVATICLKNISLFAVAGILFYLVGYNLMYNGVDGGFMGSFGLWGPDDAAAAGGDFSGGYAAASDWFFQMVFCGAACSVVSGCVAERIKLWGFLAFCVVMTGIIYPIQGSWGWGGGWLSEMGFLDFAGSTLVHSAGGWAALTGAIILGARKGKYTKDGRVNPIPGSNLTLATLGTFILWMGWFGFNGGSVLALGTAGDAISMSNVMANTNLAACGGMIAAMILLQILYKKVDLTMALNGALAGLVAITAGPDTPSPGAATLIGAVGGILVVLAVPFFDKLKIDDVVGALSVHLVCGIWGTMAVPFTNSEASFVTQFIGVASIGAFVIVSSAIVWLVIKYTIGLRVSEEEEHAGCDTSELGLEAYPEFGRGSQGLK, encoded by the coding sequence ATGAAGAAAGCACTCTCTCTCATCGCCGTGGTCGTCGGGCTGCTCGCCCTTCCGGTCCTGGCTCTCGCCGAAGATGCTCCGACCAGTGAAGTCGCCTATGTTCTCAATACTTTTTCCTTCCTGGTCAACGGCGTCCTCGTCATGTGGATGGCCGCCGGCTTCGGCATGCTCGAATCGGGCCTGGTCCGGACCAAGAACGTGGCGACCATCTGCCTGAAGAACATCTCGCTCTTTGCCGTCGCCGGTATCCTCTTCTACCTGGTCGGTTACAACCTGATGTACAACGGGGTTGACGGCGGATTCATGGGCTCCTTCGGCCTCTGGGGCCCGGACGATGCTGCCGCTGCCGGTGGTGATTTCTCCGGTGGTTATGCCGCGGCCTCCGACTGGTTCTTCCAGATGGTCTTCTGCGGCGCCGCCTGTTCGGTGGTCTCCGGCTGCGTCGCCGAGCGCATCAAGCTCTGGGGTTTCCTCGCCTTTTGCGTGGTGATGACTGGCATCATCTACCCGATCCAGGGCTCCTGGGGCTGGGGCGGCGGCTGGCTGTCGGAGATGGGTTTCCTTGACTTCGCCGGATCGACTCTGGTTCACTCTGCCGGTGGCTGGGCGGCCCTGACCGGTGCCATCATCCTCGGTGCCCGCAAAGGGAAATATACCAAGGACGGCCGGGTCAACCCGATCCCCGGTTCCAACCTGACCCTCGCGACCCTCGGTACCTTCATCCTCTGGATGGGATGGTTCGGTTTCAACGGTGGTTCGGTCCTCGCTCTCGGCACCGCCGGCGATGCGATCAGCATGTCGAATGTCATGGCGAACACCAACCTCGCCGCTTGCGGCGGGATGATTGCGGCGATGATCCTGTTGCAGATTCTTTACAAGAAGGTCGACCTGACGATGGCCCTCAACGGCGCCCTGGCCGGTCTGGTGGCGATCACCGCCGGGCCCGACACCCCCTCTCCCGGGGCTGCCACCCTGATCGGCGCCGTCGGTGGCATCCTGGTGGTTCTCGCCGTCCCCTTCTTCGACAAACTCAAGATTGACGATGTGGTCGGTGCGCTCTCGGTCCATCTGGTCTGCGGGATCTGGGGCACCATGGCCGTCCCCTTCACCAACAGCGAGGCGAGCTTTGTGACCCAGTTCATCGGTGTCGCCTCCATTGGCGCCTTCGTCATCGTCTCCTCAGCCATTGTCTGGCTGGTCATCAAGTACACCATCGGGCTGCGGGTTTCCGAGGAGGAAGAGCATGCCGGATGTGATACCTCCGAACTCGGTCTCGAGGCCTACCCGGAATTCGGCCGCGGTTCGCAGGGACTCAAGTAA
- a CDS encoding TorF family putative porin has protein sequence MKKFAVALVALVALSVAGPASALEVSGDAYAGIYSQYLWRGLDFSGNLPVLQGGIDLSANGFTLSYWSNFQLVSDAGGAPALDSGEMTETDLVIDYTANLTDKLALSVGNIYYTFNVPGATNEAYVGLSLDTLLAPAVTLYWDWDKARSADRDGLFATLSIGHTIELMDKAGLNLGALISYNDESVGAYNGIHNYELSASVDFAVTDSLTVSPSLLFSDAVADDARDYLEPKLVSGLNVALAF, from the coding sequence ATGAAAAAGTTTGCAGTTGCTCTGGTGGCCCTGGTGGCCCTTTCCGTGGCCGGCCCGGCCTCGGCCCTGGAAGTCTCCGGCGATGCCTACGCCGGTATCTACAGCCAGTACCTCTGGCGCGGTCTTGATTTCAGCGGTAATCTTCCGGTTCTGCAGGGCGGTATCGATCTCAGCGCCAACGGCTTCACCCTCAGCTACTGGAGCAATTTCCAGCTCGTTTCCGACGCTGGCGGCGCACCTGCTCTCGATTCGGGGGAGATGACCGAAACCGACCTGGTCATCGACTATACCGCCAACCTGACCGACAAACTCGCGCTCAGCGTCGGCAACATCTACTACACCTTCAACGTCCCCGGCGCCACCAATGAGGCCTATGTCGGCCTCAGCCTCGACACCCTGCTCGCCCCGGCCGTCACCCTTTACTGGGATTGGGACAAGGCACGCAGCGCCGATCGCGATGGTCTCTTCGCCACTCTTTCCATCGGCCACACCATCGAGCTGATGGACAAGGCGGGTCTCAATCTCGGCGCCCTGATCAGCTACAACGATGAAAGCGTCGGCGCCTACAACGGTATCCACAACTACGAGCTGTCGGCCAGCGTCGACTTTGCCGTGACGGATAGCCTGACGGTCTCCCCTTCGCTCCTCTTCTCCGACGCCGTTGCCGACGACGCCCGTGACTACCTTGAGCCGAAGCTGGTCTCCGGCCTGAACGTGGCCCTGGCTTTCTAG
- a CDS encoding radical SAM protein — MTDDFKNIRLAVPLADGLSVEAVYYGSGTLCLSTQAGCALACPFCASGRNGLHRNLRVDELISQVELFRAGGMPPRRLTLSGIGEPLHNFAVVREFIEASDLPVSLTTTGGPLVHLAAALPLPHNGLMLSLHAGSAAVHRQLLPRAPQLEELVACVDHGLASLSRRARRRIGINYLLLEGVNDCRRELDALLQLLGRWPETTLHLLACNPVPGSPFSSPGAEGFNAVYSYLAERHSRVRRPNRWRRQAEGGCGTLVLQEVGAPLFSLAPEVS, encoded by the coding sequence ATGACCGACGACTTCAAAAATATTCGACTTGCCGTCCCTCTCGCGGATGGCCTCAGCGTCGAAGCTGTCTATTACGGCAGTGGCACCCTCTGTCTTTCCACTCAGGCCGGATGTGCCCTGGCCTGTCCCTTTTGTGCCTCGGGACGGAACGGGCTGCACCGCAATCTGAGGGTGGATGAACTGATCAGCCAGGTCGAGCTGTTCCGGGCGGGAGGCATGCCGCCGCGGCGGCTGACCCTTTCCGGCATCGGCGAGCCACTGCACAACTTTGCCGTCGTCCGCGAATTTATCGAAGCATCTGACCTGCCGGTATCGCTGACGACCACCGGGGGCCCACTGGTGCACCTGGCAGCGGCTCTTCCCCTTCCGCATAACGGCCTGATGCTTTCCCTGCACGCGGGGAGCGCGGCGGTGCATCGGCAGCTGCTGCCCCGGGCGCCCCAGCTCGAAGAACTGGTCGCCTGCGTTGACCACGGCCTTGCTTCCCTCTCCCGGCGGGCGCGGCGTCGGATCGGAATCAATTACCTGCTGCTGGAAGGGGTCAATGATTGTCGGCGGGAGCTCGACGCTCTGCTCCAACTGCTGGGCCGCTGGCCCGAAACGACCCTCCATCTGCTCGCCTGCAACCCGGTCCCCGGCAGTCCCTTCTCCAGCCCCGGGGCAGAGGGCTTCAATGCGGTCTATTCCTACCTGGCCGAGCGCCATTCCCGGGTGCGCCGCCCCAACCGCTGGCGGCGCCAGGCCGAAGGGGGGTGCGGTACCCTTGTCCTGCAGGAAGTTGGCGCACCGCTCTTTTCCCTGGCTCCGGAGGTGTCCTGA
- a CDS encoding EI24 domain-containing protein → MPNPVSPNPAGRFAAGFFSPFQSGRFLLQHPRLIRFILFPLSINILVFTAAVWAGLKFFAGTVTQYLPQGDAWYWALVTYLVWFLAVLLTMVLVFFSFSLVGALLASPFNDLLSERTEELITGFRPEQPFQLRGFLIGALQTLADESRKIFLFLTGMALLLLLNLLPGIGTVLFGVLSVLWTLVFLVIEYTGYIASRKGMRLAAQRHYLLQRKLAMLGFGCGLLCLLAVPLLQFLTIPLGVIAATRLWCADPPQAETEVE, encoded by the coding sequence ATGCCGAATCCAGTCTCCCCGAACCCCGCCGGGCGCTTTGCCGCCGGTTTTTTCAGTCCTTTCCAGTCCGGCCGGTTTTTATTGCAGCACCCGAGGCTGATCCGGTTCATCCTCTTTCCCCTCTCGATCAACATCCTCGTCTTTACCGCGGCGGTCTGGGCGGGCCTGAAGTTTTTTGCCGGCACCGTCACCCAGTATCTCCCCCAGGGGGATGCCTGGTATTGGGCGCTGGTTACCTACCTGGTCTGGTTTCTTGCCGTGCTGCTGACGATGGTCCTGGTTTTCTTCAGTTTCAGCCTGGTCGGGGCCTTGCTCGCGTCCCCTTTCAATGATCTCCTCTCGGAGCGAACCGAGGAACTGATTACCGGATTTCGCCCGGAGCAACCCTTCCAGTTGCGCGGCTTTCTGATCGGAGCGCTGCAGACCCTGGCCGACGAAAGCAGGAAAATCTTTCTTTTCCTCACCGGCATGGCGCTTCTGCTCCTGCTTAACCTCCTGCCCGGGATCGGCACCGTACTTTTCGGCGTGCTGTCGGTGCTGTGGACTCTGGTTTTCCTCGTCATTGAATACACCGGCTATATCGCCAGCCGCAAAGGAATGCGCCTCGCCGCGCAGCGGCACTACCTGCTGCAGCGCAAGCTGGCAATGCTCGGCTTTGGCTGCGGACTCCTCTGTCTGCTGGCAGTCCCGCTGCTGCAATTTCTCACCATTCCCCTCGGGGTGATCGCCGCCACCCGGTTGTGGTGCGCAGATCCGCCGCAGGCCGAAACGGAGGTAGAATAA